Proteins co-encoded in one Uloborus diversus isolate 005 chromosome 9, Udiv.v.3.1, whole genome shotgun sequence genomic window:
- the LOC129229860 gene encoding protein SCO1 homolog, mitochondrial-like, translating into MLYNFIIRIFSSNFVTFPGIVMTSKLWYVSCINLRARYSLQFCQIRKQCLFFDVKNPTISKCFSRNMCTVPQLPKKKEYGAKKGPISWKTLLVTLGIGTIFIVGMQYVKKEKQLAIDKRRKREIGKAAIGGRFDLVDHTGVPRKSEDYKGNWLLIYFGFTHCPDVCPEEIEKMIAVVDDLDKTPNLPKITPLFISVDPERDSVETVAKYVKEFSPKLVGLTGSKEQVRQCTRAYRVYYSPGPKDEDDDYIVDHTIIMYLVDPDGEFVDYYGQTKTAEQVANGISMQMLKYKQANKQSWI; encoded by the coding sequence ATGTTATATAACTTTATTATTAGAATATTCTCCTCCAATTTTGTTACATTTCCAGGCATAGTTATGACGAGCAAATTGTGGTACGTTTCTTGTATAAATTTACGTGCTCGGTATAGTCTGCAATTTTGTCAAATTCGAAAGCAATGCCTTTTCTTTGATGTTAAAAATCCTACAATCAGTAAATGTTTTTCTAGAAACATGTGTACTGTTCCACAATTACCCAAAAAGAAGGAGTATGGTGCTAAGAAGGGACCTATTTCCTGGAAAACACTGCTAGTTACATTGGGAATCGGTACGATTTTTATTGTCGGAATGCaatatgttaaaaaagaaaaacagcttgCAATTGATAAGCGGCGAAAACGAGAGATAGGCAAAGCTGCAATAGGAGGAAGATTTGATTTGGTAGATCACACAGGTGTGCCAAGAAAAAGTGAAGATTACAAAGGAAATTGGTTATTGATATATTTCGGATTTACGCACTGTCCTGACGTATGTCCGGAAGAAATAGAGAAAATGATTGCAGTTGTTGATGATTTGGATAAAACACCTAATTTACCCAAAATCACACCACTTTTCATCAGTGTCGATCCTGAAAGAGATAGTGTTGAAACTGTTGCAAAATATGTTAAGGAATTTTCACCAAAGCTTGTTGGTTTAACCGGAAGTAAAGAACAGGTGCGCCAGTGTACAAGAGCCTATCGCGTCTATTATAGTCCTGGTCCCAAAGATGAAGATGATGATTATATTGTTGACCACACGATTATTATGTATTTAGTGGATCCAGATGGTGAATTTGTTGACTATTACGGGCAAACAAAAACTGCTGAACAGGTTGCCAATGGTATAAGCATGCAGATGCTTAAATACAAACAAGCTAATAAACAATCTTGGATTTGA